One Sulfolobus sp. S-194 DNA segment encodes these proteins:
- a CDS encoding nickel-dependent hydrogenase large subunit, protein MGSSYLFKYDWTKPVVIEPIVRIKPELGIQVSVSIEGENQVRATEAYAGAGMFRGFEIFMRNKPAPDVIMLSSRECGICGEHHQFIERIAQEMAMGGYAPPPLGLETIMLANDAAMVYDATTHLTALGGPDWSSLFFKIAGYYPPEIYQLAQQTPISKVLEYSEAFPNGAPSELKFSGVTMRTVADIMDGLVPIIGAIWLEGAYTWRIMHEAELLYYLRVPHPITMVPGGIGVPATVENLQRYLYRLVDGTAYAKKQVAYWEVLNLFLNDYGNAFGVQAYYDKYFNNLGFAEMGNRPGNFLCYGQSDVSEAPSVTPSSTSVMPYDATYENMGAWGRARVVKPGLVIQKSPNSPPELVTNSLIDITLGMREFVESSFYEDWVNNSEVPSEVSGISQDPIGNSVSPYHPWRKWTIPNPLARGYPFGSGNSQNKYSWAMSPRLVPYSGHKPIMNYFFNVEADPQAVMWAQVLQSQAPEPIYSAVYSAAGIEIQYNSNEQSVTWNLPQTISSRIALPQELQGEIEIKYVSPWMVSSKLSNGTVTVTTNAVERMRARAHACALDAGGAWIAWFSAVNYIKNGQTTVSRGNQYDWTYKKNTNTDVAIGVGLKEAPRGAQWHSEVIALGSGPTVPTINPQQIQPTTVNSGPRVKNSYSDVIGTISPYPLLAQNDGAGTFEEVIQGNPGYNIKGVPKLTVTPLEQWDGFEFAATLRSFDPCFVCGVHVVLPNGKVRYITLGAPIDLSESIKAFYKFAMRVK, encoded by the coding sequence ATGGGTTCTTCCTATCTATTTAAATATGATTGGACTAAACCAGTTGTAATAGAACCAATAGTTAGAATTAAACCAGAATTAGGTATTCAAGTTAGTGTAAGCATAGAAGGAGAGAATCAGGTAAGAGCTACTGAAGCTTATGCCGGAGCAGGAATGTTTAGAGGATTTGAAATCTTTATGAGAAATAAGCCAGCACCAGATGTAATAATGTTAAGCTCAAGAGAGTGTGGAATATGTGGAGAACATCATCAATTTATAGAGAGAATAGCACAAGAGATGGCAATGGGAGGATACGCACCACCACCATTGGGATTAGAAACTATCATGTTAGCTAACGATGCTGCAATGGTGTATGATGCTACAACTCATCTTACAGCTTTAGGAGGGCCAGATTGGAGCTCATTGTTCTTTAAGATCGCTGGTTATTATCCACCAGAAATCTACCAATTAGCACAGCAAACACCTATAAGTAAAGTCTTAGAATATTCTGAGGCTTTTCCAAACGGAGCGCCTAGTGAGTTAAAGTTCAGCGGAGTTACAATGCGGACTGTAGCTGACATAATGGATGGATTAGTGCCAATTATAGGTGCTATATGGTTAGAAGGAGCTTATACATGGAGAATAATGCATGAGGCAGAATTATTATACTACTTAAGAGTTCCGCACCCCATAACCATGGTTCCAGGTGGAATAGGAGTACCAGCTACTGTTGAAAACCTACAAAGATACTTGTATAGGTTAGTTGATGGCACAGCATATGCGAAGAAACAAGTGGCTTATTGGGAGGTATTGAACTTATTCTTAAATGATTATGGTAATGCTTTCGGTGTACAAGCATATTATGACAAATACTTTAATAACTTAGGTTTTGCTGAAATGGGAAACAGACCCGGTAATTTCTTATGTTACGGACAAAGTGATGTTTCTGAAGCTCCTAGTGTCACACCATCTTCTACAAGTGTTATGCCTTATGATGCTACTTATGAAAATATGGGTGCATGGGGAAGGGCAAGAGTAGTAAAGCCTGGTTTAGTTATACAAAAGAGTCCAAATTCACCACCAGAATTAGTAACTAATAGTCTAATTGATATTACTCTAGGAATGAGAGAATTTGTTGAGTCCTCATTTTATGAGGATTGGGTAAATAATTCAGAGGTTCCATCAGAAGTGTCTGGTATTTCTCAAGATCCTATAGGTAATTCAGTAAGTCCGTATCATCCGTGGAGAAAATGGACTATACCAAATCCACTAGCTAGAGGATATCCGTTTGGTAGTGGTAATTCACAAAATAAGTATAGTTGGGCAATGTCACCTAGGCTTGTTCCATATTCAGGTCATAAACCTATAATGAATTATTTCTTTAATGTTGAGGCCGATCCGCAGGCAGTAATGTGGGCTCAGGTACTACAGTCACAAGCACCAGAACCAATTTATTCCGCAGTGTACTCTGCTGCTGGAATAGAAATACAATACAATAGCAACGAACAGTCAGTTACGTGGAATTTACCACAAACCATCTCATCAAGAATAGCTTTACCACAAGAATTACAAGGTGAAATAGAGATTAAATATGTATCTCCATGGATGGTTTCATCTAAACTATCTAATGGAACCGTTACTGTAACAACTAATGCTGTAGAGAGAATGAGGGCAAGAGCTCATGCATGTGCATTAGATGCTGGAGGAGCGTGGATAGCCTGGTTCTCAGCAGTTAATTATATCAAAAATGGACAGACTACTGTAAGTAGAGGTAATCAATATGATTGGACTTATAAGAAGAATACTAATACAGATGTCGCAATAGGTGTAGGACTTAAAGAAGCTCCTAGAGGAGCTCAATGGCATTCAGAAGTAATAGCATTAGGTAGTGGTCCCACAGTACCTACTATAAATCCACAACAGATACAACCAACAACTGTTAATTCGGGTCCTAGAGTTAAGAATTCCTATTCAGATGTTATTGGTACAATTTCACCATATCCACTACTAGCACAAAACGATGGTGCTGGAACATTTGAGGAGGTTATTCAAGGTAATCCAGGATATAATATTAAAGGAGTACCAAAGTTAACTGTGACTCCATTAGAACAGTGGGATGGTTTTGAATTTGCTGCTACATTAAGATCATTTGATCCATGCTTTGTTTGCGGGGTCCATGTAGTATTACCCAATGGGAAGGTAAGATATATAACCCTAGGTGCTCCGATAGATCTAAGTGAATCTATAAAGGCATTCTATAAATTTGCCATGAGGGTGAAATGA